In Deinococcus psychrotolerans, the genomic window CAGGGCAGCACTTTTTCGTTTACATTACCGTATCAGCAGAATGCTCCGGCGGCTGTGAGCCCACTCCTGACCGAATCCAAGCCGCTTGTACCAACGCTCGGCCCGTCTCCCACACCTTTTTCCCCGAAGGACATTCATGAGAACCATTGAAATTTTACTGGTCGAAGACAATCCCGCCGATGTAATGCTGACTGAAGAAGCGTTTGAAGAAGCCCGCATCGCCAACCGGTTGCACGTGGCCCGCGACGGCGTGGAAGCGCTGGAATTTTTGCGCCAGCAGGGCAATTACCAAACCGCCCCGATGCCGGATGTGATTTTGCTGGACGTGAACATGCCGCGCATGAACGGCCTTGAGCTGCTGGCGGTGCTGAAGGCCGACCCCGAGTTGCGCCGCATTCCCACCATCATGCTGACCACCTCGCGGGCCGAGGCCGACGTGTGGCGCAGTTACGATCTGCACGTCAACGCTTACATTCCCAAGCCGGTCAGCGTGGGCGAATTTTTTGAAGTGGTCAGGACATTTGAAACCTTCTGGCTGGCGATCGTGGCGCTGCCGCCGCACAACTCACCTTAAAGCGGATGGGGGGCAGCGTACTCGGCAGCCCTGTAAAGTCAGCTATGCCCAATCCTTTTCTCAGCGCCGATGGAGCCGCCCGCTACGCCGCCGGACGGCCTGACGTTCAACCTCTGGTGTTGGAACGGGTCAAGCCCTTTTTGACAGGAACGGCGCTCGGCGTGGACGTGGCCTGCGGCAGCGGACAGTGCAGCGTGGCGCTGGCCGACTTGGTGATTGAGGTGCGGGCTTACGACATCTCGCCGGAGATGCTTTCACGCGCCCGCCCGCATCCCCGTGTGACTTACGCCCTCTCCCCCGCTGAAGCGCTGCCGCTGCCAGATCACTGCGCCGACGCGATGACGGTCTTCATGGCTTTCCACTGGTTTGAGCGAGGCGCTTTCTTGCATGAGGCGCGGCGGGTGCTCAAGCCAGACGGGGTGCTGGCGATCTGCAACAGTTGGTTTGCAGGCGAGTTGGTGGGCAAAGCAGAATTCGCGGGTGTGTGGCAGACGTATTTGGAGCGGTATCCCAGCGCCGAGCGTGACCGCCGCCCCTTTGATGAAGCTGAGGCAAGACAGGCAGGGTTTTCGCTGCACAGTGAGCGTTTTACCCACCTTGTGGAACTAAACCGGGAACAATTGATCGCCTATTTTCTGACCCAGAGCAACACCATCGCCGCCACCGATGCGGAGCGCGAAACTCCGGAGCAAGTGCAGGTGTGGCTCAATGAAAAACTCGCCCCTCTGATGCCTGAAGGCGAGGTGGGCGAGTTCGTCTTTGGAGCTGAGATCAGAGTCCTGACGCGGCTGGGTTGACTCGGCCCGAACCGATTTATCCCGGCGCGGGCATCCTGACTTGGGGCCGCACCACCAATACCACGCCCAGCAGCACCACCAGCACTCCGCCGCTCAGGATGTAGGGCGCGTGGTGGCTGACACTCTGATACAGCCCCGTGCCGATCAGCGGCCCCGTCATGCGGCCCAGTGCCAGCGCCGAGGAGTTGAGGCCCGCGATCTGGCCCTGCTGATTTTCATTCACGCTCAGCGAGAGCGCCGCCGAGAGGCTGGGCCCGAGAATGGCGCTGCCGATGCCGATCAGAGCCAGCGAACCGGCCATCGTCCAAAACGCGCCCGCCGCGCTGAGGGCAAACATACCCGCGCCCATCACCACTAGGCCCGCCGGAATCAGCATGGTCGGCGAGAGTTTTTTGCTGAGGGGCCGAATCGCGCCGCCCTGCACCGCCGCCGAGATCAGGCCGAAGAGGGCCAGCATTCCGCCGACGACCTGAGGCGTTTGGGCCACCGTCAACTTCAGATTGTCCTGTACATAAAAGCTGATGGTCTGCTCCATGCCCACCGAGGCCAGCGTAAACAGAGCGCTGATCACCAAAAACACCACGACGGGGCCCTGCGCCAACGCCCAGCGGTTGCCGGAAGCGGGCGCGGCAGTATTGGGGACGCGGGTTTCGCGCAGGGTCAAGCGGGCCAGCACAGCGGTGACGAGGCCGAGTCCGGCGCTGAAATACACCGGCACGGTCAAACCGAAGTTGGCCAGCAAACCGCCGAGGCCGGGGCCAAAGATGACGCCCAGACCAAACGCGGCCCCGATCAAGCCCATCGCGGCGGCGCGGTTGCCTCTGTCGGTCAAATCGGCCATCATCGCCTGCGCGGTGGGCAGGGTAGCGCTCGACAAGATGCCGCCGAGAAAGCGGGCACCGACCAGCAGCACGAACAAAAGTGTACCGGTGATGACGCCGCGCAGACCCAGATCGGCGACGAGGGCAAACAGCCCGAAGCTCAGCGAGAAGCCGATCAGGCCCATCACCAGTACAGGTTTACGGCCTATCCGCTCGGAGCGGGCACCCCAGATTGGGCTGAAGACAAACTGCATCAAGCTGTAGGCGGTGGAAAACCAGCCGGTTTGCGATTCGCTCAGACCCAGTTGCCGTGAAAGCGGCCCGAAAATCGGAAACAGAACCGACAGGCCCAACATTGCCACAAAGATCGTCAGGAACAAAATCAGTTTGGCGCGGCCCACACTGAAAGCGGGGGCGTCCGGCGCACCTTGAGAAGCGGTCATAGACTTGAGTTTACTCCTTTTTGCTGACCGAACGGTAGGTCAAATGGCGATTGAGAGGGAGCGGTGGGTGGTCAGGAAGCGGGGTGAGAAGAAGCGCA contains:
- a CDS encoding response regulator — protein: MRTIEILLVEDNPADVMLTEEAFEEARIANRLHVARDGVEALEFLRQQGNYQTAPMPDVILLDVNMPRMNGLELLAVLKADPELRRIPTIMLTTSRAEADVWRSYDLHVNAYIPKPVSVGEFFEVVRTFETFWLAIVALPPHNSP
- a CDS encoding class I SAM-dependent methyltransferase, which translates into the protein MPNPFLSADGAARYAAGRPDVQPLVLERVKPFLTGTALGVDVACGSGQCSVALADLVIEVRAYDISPEMLSRARPHPRVTYALSPAEALPLPDHCADAMTVFMAFHWFERGAFLHEARRVLKPDGVLAICNSWFAGELVGKAEFAGVWQTYLERYPSAERDRRPFDEAEARQAGFSLHSERFTHLVELNREQLIAYFLTQSNTIAATDAERETPEQVQVWLNEKLAPLMPEGEVGEFVFGAEIRVLTRLG
- a CDS encoding MFS transporter → MTASQGAPDAPAFSVGRAKLILFLTIFVAMLGLSVLFPIFGPLSRQLGLSESQTGWFSTAYSLMQFVFSPIWGARSERIGRKPVLVMGLIGFSLSFGLFALVADLGLRGVITGTLLFVLLVGARFLGGILSSATLPTAQAMMADLTDRGNRAAAMGLIGAAFGLGVIFGPGLGGLLANFGLTVPVYFSAGLGLVTAVLARLTLRETRVPNTAAPASGNRWALAQGPVVVFLVISALFTLASVGMEQTISFYVQDNLKLTVAQTPQVVGGMLALFGLISAAVQGGAIRPLSKKLSPTMLIPAGLVVMGAGMFALSAAGAFWTMAGSLALIGIGSAILGPSLSAALSLSVNENQQGQIAGLNSSALALGRMTGPLIGTGLYQSVSHHAPYILSGGVLVVLLGVVLVVRPQVRMPAPG